From the Synechococcus sp. Nb3U1 genome, the window CCAAATGGCAAAGGCCGAGAGGGGGTTATCACTAAACTCTGACCAATGAGTGAGCACATAGTAGAGCCTGGCCCCCAAAAAACCAGATACCACCAGCCACAGAGCCAGCATTTCCACCCGTTCGCTAGCTTTCCCCGGTTCTTTCTCCAGATGTCGCGCTTCCGCCAACGCCTTGGTCAGGATCAAGCCAATCAACACTGCCGCCGCCATCAACAAGCCGTACCAGCGCAAGCCCAAGCCACCTACCCCAGGGGTATCGACAGGAAAGCGGAAGACAAATTCTCCAGGAGAGCTGAAGGTGAGGCCCAACAGCCCGGGATCCCATGAGTTCATCAATATGCTCTGCACCTCAATCCCCCTCCACTCAGTTCCAAAATTACCCACAACTACACTTTAAGAAAGACAACTTAAGTCAAGATCACCTGGGATCCATACCCTATCGCTAGGGATCCCTTTTACCCCATCCGAAGTGCCAACCCCCCCTCACCTGCCAGACGAGGGCAAATCCAAACCGGCCAACAGGGCTTGAAATCGTTTGTTTTTGCGCAAGCGCTCCAAGTCGGGATCCGTACGGGCGGCAGGCCCATACTTCTGGGGGTTCAGCTGAATCGCCTCGGCAATACAGTCTATCGCCTCACGGGTGCGTCCCATTAAGGCATAACAGTAGCCTTTGTTGTAAATGCCATTGGCATGCTGGGGATTAACTTGCAAAGATTTTTCGATGCTAGTCAGTGCCTCTGTTAAGCGGCCCAACTTGGTGAGGGCATAGCCACGGTTATCCCACGCTTCAAAATTGCTGGGGTCACACTCCACTGCCCGATCATAGGAGGTGATTGCCTCTTCTACCCGTCCCATGTGCCGCAAGACTAAGCCACGATTATTCCAAGCATGGGTAGCTTCTCGGGAGCTAGATCCGGGTTTGCTGGCCAAAATCTGCAAGACATGCTCGTAGATAGCCAGCGATTCTGGGCCTTTCGGCAGTAGGGTGCCTTTATTCATCCAACAGCCAATGTGCTCGGGATCCACCTTTAGCCCTTCCTCGTAGGCTTCCAGAGCCGCTTTCGGATCTTCACAGGCGGTGTAGCAACAGCCCAAGTTAAACCATACCTGTGCGTCGTCGGGGTTGAGGTGGAGGGCGCGGCGAAAGCAGCCCACCCCGCGCAAGGGATTGCCTAAACTGAGGAAGATGTTGCCCTGATTGCTCCAGGCTTTGTAGTAGCTGGGGTTAATTGTCACCGCCTGCCGGTAGGCCTCTAGCGCTGCTTTCCACTGGCCCAAAGCTGCAAGGCTATTCCCTTTGTTGGCCCAAGCTTCGTAGTGGTCGGGGTTGAGGCGGATCACCTGCTCAAAACTGTCAGTTGCTTCCAGGTGATGATCCCAATCCGCCAAAGCAAGACCCCGATTGTTCCAAACCCGCTCCTGATCAGGGCGTAAAGCTAGGGCGCGGTCAAAACTTTCAAGGCTAGCGGGGTAACGGCCCAAATGAGCTAGAGCTAGGGCGCGGTTGACCCATGCCTCAAAATGGTCGGGATCCCAGGCGATTACTTGGTCAAATTGCAGTAGCGCCAGTTCCTGTTGCTGGTTAGCCAGGTAGCGTTGGCCCAACTGCAGACGATACTCCACCTCAAGGGGATCTGGCATAGAGGCGGTACCCTCACTCGCGCATCACGTAACCCACCCCACGCACGGTCTGGATGAGGCGCTTTTCCCCTTGGTCTTCAATCTTGAGACGCAAATAGCGAATATAAACCTCGATGATGTTGGAGTCGCCCATAAAGTCGAACCCCCAGACATGCTCCAAAATCTGTTGGCGGGTGAGTACCTGTCGGGGATGCTCCATCAGATAGCGCAGCAGGTCATATTCTTTAGCCGTTAGCTCCACCCGCCGCTCTCCCCGGGTGACCTCCCGTGTCAAGGGATCCAGAGTTAAATCCATAAAGGCCAAATGGCCAGCATGGGATCCCTTTTGGCGGCGCAGATGGGCCCGCACCCGCGCTAGGAGCTCTTGAATACTGAAGGGCTTCACCACGTAGTCATCGGCCCCGGCATCCAACCCCGCTACCCGATCCGACACATCATCTCTAGCGGTCATCAACACCACCGGCACCCGATTGCCTGTGGAGCGCAGTCGCCGACAAATTTCCAAGCCTGAGATGCCAGGCAGCATCCAGTCCAGCAGCACCAGGTCGGGCTTTTGGTCGCGGGCTGCCATCAACCCAGCTGTACCATCGCTGGCCACACTGACTCGATACCCTTCGTAGGTCAGCTCCGTCTCGACAAAACGGGCCAGTTTTGCCTCATCTTCGATCACCAGGATGTGGGCAGAGGACGGGTCGGTTTCTGACATACGCTCTCCTGAAGGGAAGAGACAGAAGAATTGCCTACTGCCCACAAGCATACCCCAGCCCTACAAGTCAATTGCCAGGGGATCCCTCCCTATACCCTAGCTAGTCTTATGGAACGGGTTCAGGGTTGATGCTCGAGAGTCCGGTGGGTTATCCAGAAAGGGATCCGCGTATCTTGCCACCCTGGGTACCTTAGGCCATGACCCTCTCCCCCGTTTTGCTCACCCAATCCCCACCTCAAATTCGTTGGGAAAAGCTACCAGAAGACTTTCCGTTGCCGGATGAGCCCGTGGAAAGCACCTTACAACCGCTCTTAGCTGCTGCTCTGCGAGAACTGCTGGAACTGGCCCGGTTGATCCCTGCCCATGCCTTGATTGCTTCCAACTTCGGCCTTTGCAGCACCGTTGGGGGCAAGGTGGTGGTGAAAGCTCCTGATTGGGTCTATGTGCCCATGGTGAAACCCATCCCTGAAGGGGAGATCCGCCGCAGCTATACCCCCCACTTGGAAGGGGATCCCCCGGCGATTGTGATGGAATTTGTGTCCGAGACTGAGGGTGGCAAATACTCCATTAACCCCCACTACCCCTATGGCAAGTGGTATTTCTACGAGCGCATTTTACAAATACCTGTCTACGTGATCTTTCATCCGAAAACGGGGGAGCTGGATGTGTACCGCCTAGAGAATGGCCGCTATACCCCTGCATTAGCCGATGAAAACCAGCGCTACTGGATCCCGGAGATCGGCTTGTTTTTGGGAGTGTGGTGGGGACAAAAAGCAGAAACCAAGGCCCACTGGTTGCGTTGGTGGACTCCTGACGGGCATTTACTCCTCTGGGGGAGCGAACAGATAGATCAGGAACGACAACGCGCTGAACAGGAGCGCCTACGGGCAGAAGCAGCAGAAACAGCGCTCGAACAAGCTCGATCAGAACAACAACGCCTAGCTGCAAAATTACGGGAATTGGGGTTGGATCCTGATTCAGTAGCTGACTAAGTGATAGCTGGAGCCATTCCGAGAGGCTATTCATGCCCTCATAGAGGTTACTGATCTTCAGAGTTAGGAATGAAGACCTACTAAACATCTAATGATTAGTCAGAGTGGATAGAGAAGGCAGGATATCCTCTCGAAAGGGAACCTCATTTTGATTGACGTTTTCTAGCTCGGCCAACATGAGAGGATTAATTCGATTCAGGTAGGGTATCAATACCTGCTGTAGTCGTGGGCGGTAGAACCGATGGTAGCTATAAACGGGGGTAGCCGGAAAGCCACGGCGAATTTTATGGGATCCCCCTGCGCCGGGATCAAAGTTGTGGATCCC encodes:
- a CDS encoding tetratricopeptide repeat protein, with the protein product MPDPLEVEYRLQLGQRYLANQQQELALLQFDQVIAWDPDHFEAWVNRALALAHLGRYPASLESFDRALALRPDQERVWNNRGLALADWDHHLEATDSFEQVIRLNPDHYEAWANKGNSLAALGQWKAALEAYRQAVTINPSYYKAWSNQGNIFLSLGNPLRGVGCFRRALHLNPDDAQVWFNLGCCYTACEDPKAALEAYEEGLKVDPEHIGCWMNKGTLLPKGPESLAIYEHVLQILASKPGSSSREATHAWNNRGLVLRHMGRVEEAITSYDRAVECDPSNFEAWDNRGYALTKLGRLTEALTSIEKSLQVNPQHANGIYNKGYCYALMGRTREAIDCIAEAIQLNPQKYGPAARTDPDLERLRKNKRFQALLAGLDLPSSGR
- a CDS encoding response regulator transcription factor; protein product: MSETDPSSAHILVIEDEAKLARFVETELTYEGYRVSVASDGTAGLMAARDQKPDLVLLDWMLPGISGLEICRRLRSTGNRVPVVLMTARDDVSDRVAGLDAGADDYVVKPFSIQELLARVRAHLRRQKGSHAGHLAFMDLTLDPLTREVTRGERRVELTAKEYDLLRYLMEHPRQVLTRQQILEHVWGFDFMGDSNIIEVYIRYLRLKIEDQGEKRLIQTVRGVGYVMRE
- a CDS encoding Uma2 family endonuclease; the encoded protein is MTLSPVLLTQSPPQIRWEKLPEDFPLPDEPVESTLQPLLAAALRELLELARLIPAHALIASNFGLCSTVGGKVVVKAPDWVYVPMVKPIPEGEIRRSYTPHLEGDPPAIVMEFVSETEGGKYSINPHYPYGKWYFYERILQIPVYVIFHPKTGELDVYRLENGRYTPALADENQRYWIPEIGLFLGVWWGQKAETKAHWLRWWTPDGHLLLWGSEQIDQERQRAEQERLRAEAAETALEQARSEQQRLAAKLRELGLDPDSVAD